Genomic window (Nitrospirales bacterium LBB_01):
CTTTTAATATCTCTCACAACAAGACACCACAGCATATACCTGTTGTTTATTACATCCGCTACGAAACGCTTTGCAGGCTGTATCAAAATTTCACGTTTAGCTGACATATCGGGGATTCTTTAAGCCGTCAAAATCCCTTATATATTTTGCAAGAAGATTCCATTGAAACAGTAGTATATCAAAATGGAGATAAAAAAGAAAAACTCTCTAAGGAATAATTTGCAAACAGTTACGCATAAATGTTACCATCTCCCATCGGCAGGTATATATTATCGGTGTTTATGCTTGTAAAGGCGTTACGGGTACATATAACATAACTATGGAGGTTAGAATATGTTTAAAAATCTAAAAATTGGTACAAGGCTGTATTTGCTTGTGGGGTTTATGTCACTAATACTCATAGCTCTCAGTGTGTTGGGGATAAATTCTTCAAAAAGTATAAATGCTAATTTTGACAGCCTGTACGCTGACAGAATGGTGCCGCTTCAACAGTTAACGACAATTAATGACAAGATGCGTGAGAATGTGCAGCAGTTGTTACTTGCCTCGTTTCATGACCCAAACATAGAGGTAAGCAAGACTCATAACGCTGACCACCCCATAACAAAGCACACCGATAAGATAGATGCCAATATCGAGGATATTGGTAAGCTATGGAAAGAGTATATGGCTACAACCTTAACTTCTGAGGAAAGCGAACTGGCTAAGAAGTTTCTGGAAACCAGAACTAAATTTGTAAACGATGGGTTAAAGCCAGGTGCGGCGTACCTAAAGGATGGAAAATTTAATGACGCTAACCTTTTTGTCGTAAAAACAGTTTTGCCTCTCTATGCTCAGGCAAAGGCAAGTTTTGATGATTTGGTAAAACTGCAAGAACGTGTGGCAAAAGAACTAGAGGCTGAAAATGAGAAAATTTATTCACGTGCCCGCACAGTGTCAATAGCCGCCGTCATACTGGGTCTGCTATTGTCACTTTTAGTTGCATGGTGGATAATTCGCAGTGTTGTAAAACCAATAAGCAAGGCCGTGCATGTCGCTGACAGCTTAGCTGACGGAGACCTTACATTAACCATAGATGTTACCGGTAAGGATGAAACAGGTCTATTGCTGTCTGCAATGGATACGATGGTGGAAAAGCTAAAGGGAGTTATCGGAGAGGTAAACTCAGCAGCAGGGAATGTATCCTCCGGCAGTATGGAGTTAAGCGGGACATCCAACTCTGTTTCTCAGGGAGCCACTGAACAGGCGGCAACAGTTGAGGAGGTTTCCTCGTCAATGGAGCAGATGGCCTCCAATATTAAACAAAATGCCGACAATGCTCATCAGACAGAGCGGATGTCAGGTAAGGCGTCTCAGGATGCCCTTGAAAGTGGACGTGCCGTAGATGAGGCTGTTATTGCAATGAGAGAGATTGCAAGTAAAATCTCAATAATTGAGGAAATCGCACGGCAGACCAATCTGCTAGCTCTTAATGCTGCAATTGAAGCGGCACGAGCCGGTGAGCATGGAAAGGGTTTTGCTGTGGTAGCCTCTGAAGTGAGAAAACTTGCGGAAAGAAGTCAAAAAGCAGCCGGTGAGATAAGCACCCTGTCAACGACTACGGTTCAGGTATCAGAAAAAGCCGGCGCTATGCTTAAGCAGTTGGTGCCAGACATCCAAAGAACCGCAGAGCTGGTTCAGGAGATAAGCGCCGCCAGTAATGAACAAAACATAGGAGCTGAACAAATAAACAAGGCAATATCACAGCTGGATCAGGTAATACAGCAAAATGCCGCTGCTGCAGAGGAAATGGCTTCTACATCTGAGGAATTAACCTCGCAAGCGGATCAGTTACAAAGCGCAATAGCATTCTTTAAAACTGGACATACTGCCTCCACCAAAAAAACGGTAAAGAAATATACACCGCCGCCCCAGATTGCTTTTGAAAAGAAACCCATGACAAAAACACCAGCGAGATCAATACAATTAACTCATCATGTCGCACCCAAACACACCATAAACGCTTCTTTTGACTTTTCTAACGCAAGAAGTAAACACCTTGCTTGGAAAAGCAGACTCCGTGACTTCCTTGACGGTAAAGAGAGCCTAACCGAATCACAGGCTGTCTCACACAAGGACTGCGACCTTGGCAAGTGGCTGTACTCTAAGGGACTTTCCTCTTTTGGTAATATCCCTGAGATGATGACACTTGAAAAAATACACGAAGAACTTCATTCTATTGTCAAAGACATCGTACGGCTAAAGCACTCCGGTAACACATCCGCTGCTGAGGAACAATATAACCACATTGGCCCAATGAGTCAGGAGATAATTGGGTTATTAACGGCCATTGAGAAGAAAGTTTCATGATATGAGTCAGTAGGGGCGAATAATTATTCGCCCCTACATTGCTCGTCACACAAAAAACCCAAAAACAGACATATAATTATATGAAAGACGTAAAAATAGGTAACCTTACGCCTGGTAAGAGGCCGCTCATTGTTGTGCCTCTTACGGATGCCGATGTTAAGAGCATATCTGACGTAAGGCCCGCCTCTATGATAGAGCTTAGAATAGATATGTTTTCTGAACTCTCTAAAGACCACATTATAACCATACTTACAGAAACTAAAACTAAATTTAATGTTCCAATCATTGCCACCTGCCGTGCGTTTGAGGAGGGCGGAGCTGTTAAAATCAAGGACAGCAGTCGTATTGAGATATACTCTGCGGCTGCCCAATATGCCGACGCTATTGACGTGGAGTTAAACACCGGTATTTTTCATGATGTTTTAGATATAGCTAACCATAGAAAAATTCCGCTTATAGCCTCTTTTCATGATTTTACAAAAACACCTCCGTTGCACGTGCTTGAGTCCCTGCTTGAAAAGTCAAAAAACGCAGGTGCCGATATAATGAAAATTGCCCTTATGGCTAACACAACCGACGATATCAGACTGCTTACGAACTTTACTATTGAGTACTGCGACTCCGGGATAGTGTGCATTGCTATGGGAGCAATTGGAATGGCCTCACGTGTGTTTTTCCCGCTGATAGGCAGTCTTTTTACGTTTGCCTCATTAGAAACAACAACCGCACCAGGACAAATAAGCCTTCATGAAATGGCAAAGTTTTACGATTTTTGATAACCTATATTTAGAAACAGAGGAAACAGAAAAGATTTTTTTCCGCAGATGACGCAGATAAACGCAGATGAAAAAATAAAAATCTGCGGATTACTCCTTACTTATGTTCCTTAAACTAGTATAAGACTGAAAATTTCAGAAACTTATGCTACAATAAAGTTGCCTTTAAAATGGTTTATATACCATGGAGCGGTAAGTGACACATGATACACAACATATAACTGGGTACTCGGCAGGTTTACTGAGAATAGTCTTATTATGGGCTTTAATACTCTCAGCCCTCTATATTAGCAGCTTGTTTGGCTATCTGGTGTTTCATACATTTGCGGAGCTTTTTAGCATCGTCATAGCGTTTACTATTTTTACTCTTTCCTACAATACCCGCCGGTATATGAAAAACAATTATCTGTTTTTTATTGGGATAACATACCTTTTCCTTGCTATTGTTGACACTTTGCATACGCTTACGTATAAGGGCATGAATGTAATACATACTCAGGGCGTGGGTTCGGCAACGGAACTATGGGTAGCTGCACGATACGTTGAGAGCATTTCTTTTTTAGCTGCTCCGTTTTTTTTATTTAAAGAAAAAATTAATAAAATTTTGATATTTACAATTTATAGCGCTGTAACTCTATTAATTTTTGTTTCAATTTTTATATGGCATACCTTTCCAGCTTGTTATGTGGATGGGTTTGGGCTTACACCGTTTAAGAAAACCAGTGAATATATCATTTGCCTTATATTAGTGGCTTCAATGTGGCTGTTGTTGAAAAACAAGAGATTTTTTGATAAAGACATCCTGAGACTGTTAACGGCCTCAATTGCATTTACAATACTAACAGAGCTTTGCTTTACCCTTTATGTCGGGTTATACGATTTTATGAATATGCTGGGACATTTCTCAAAAGTCATATCCTATTATTTTATCTATAAGGCTATAATCGTAACGGGAATAAACAGGCCTTTTGACCTTATGTTCAGGGACTTAAGTGTCAGTAAGGAGGAGGCTCTTAAGGCAAATAAAGCAAAGAGTGACTTTATGGCAAACATGAGTCATGAAATCAGAACCCCCATGAACACCATAATAGGGATGACAGAGCTTGCTATGGAAATGTCAGCTCTGGAAAAACAAAAGGAGTATCTTTCAATAGTAAAGGGCGCTGCCAACTCGCTGCTTTCTATAATTAACGAAATACTTGACATTATGAAAATAGAATCCGGCAGACTGGAGCTTGAACGTATAGATTTCTCTGTTAAAAGTGTTTTAGAGGCTGCGTGTGATATGTTTATAGTGATTGCCAAAAAGAAGGGGCTTTCTCTTAATTACAGCATTTCCTCAGACGTACCGGATGAATTAAATGGCGACCCGACACGGCTCAGACAAATACTTATCAACTTGACAGGTAATGCCATAAAATACACGACAGAGGGCGGGGTTGACGTTACTCTGAGTATTTCAGATGACCAGAGTGATGACGAGTATATGAATCTTCTCTTTTCAGTAAAAGACACAGGAATTGGGATTGCAGCCGACAGAAAAGACGCTATATTTGAGAGATTTACTCAAGCCGACAGTTCTACAACCAGAAACTATGGCGGCTCAGGTCTTGGGCTTACCATAAGCAGAGAGCTTGTACACCTGATGAACGGACGAATCTGGATGGAGAGTGAACTGGGAGTTGGGAGCGCTTTTTTCTTTACCGTCAAACTGAAAAAATCCAAGACGGCACTGCATACCGCTGACAGCAAACAACACACCTTACCTCTGTCAAAACGCAGATTTAAAACATTGATAGCGGATGATATAGAGGAAAACATTATTTTATTGCAAATACGCCTTCAACAATATGGACACACAGTTATTGTGGCTCGTAACGGACTTGAAGCAGTGGAGTGCTTTAAGCGTGAGACGCCAGACCTAATTCTTATGGATATTCAGATGCCTGTAATGGACGGCTTAGAGGCAACACGTCAAATCCGGCAGCTACAATCATCTGAGGACAGGCGCATTACGATTATCGCCCTGACTGCCGGTGTTATGGCTGAGGAAAAGGCTGCATACATTGCAAAAGGCATGGATGCGGTGGTTGATAAACCCATTGACATAGAGAAACTGCTGTCAACAATAGAAGCTTCCGTGCCGGAGGGTGTTGGAGAGGTTTATACCGTGCCTGTAAGGGACACAGAAACAGACATGCAATTACCGGCACTTGACGGCATAGATATGAATAAGGGCATAAGTGTCTGGAAAGACATTAAAACATATAAGAAAGCGCTAATCGGATTTTCCGACAAATACAGTAATGCAGCAGAAAAAATTATATTGTTAATTGAAAATGATGAGATTGATGCTGCCTATGCCATTGTTCACTCCTTAACTGGATTAACAGGAATACTGTCGCTTACGGATGTATATCCATTAGTCAGGGAACTGTCACAGCTGCTAAAGGAGCGTAATCTAAGTAAGGCTATGGGACACACCATCCGGCTCAAAGAACTGCTTGTAAAAGTTACAGAGTCTATCAACAGTATAGGTGAGGTGGATGTGGTGGAGGATGTAGAGAAATCGGTTGAATTGGATATTCCGGTAGTAAAAGAGATTATTCTCAGATTACTAAAATCCTTTGAGGCATACAACCCTGATGTGGTAGAACCTGCGCTGCTGCAACTTCAGGGAGCAGTAAGCAGACGACAGATAAAGTGGGTTAAAAGATACGTGGAGGAGCTTGACTTTGTTAAGGCAAAAGAGGAGACGATAAAGCTGGCTAAAGAATTAAGAATAAGCCTTGATACCATGTAGTATCCAAAGGAGTATTTTCCAATAGAGTGTTCAAAAAACTGTGTCATGAAAACTGAAGTCTTATCTATACGACAAAATGTCTTGACACTGCACGCTCTTTGTGCTCACAATAATGGTACAATAACGCTGAGGTATCATGATAATGTTGGAATATTCTTTGATAATTGAGGCTGAGCAGGAGCCGGAGATGTCTGTTGCTTAAAAAATAATGGGGAAAAAATTAGGGCAGCATTTTCTCTATGATGATGGGATTCTCTCAGACATCGTTTCCGCATCAGGCATAACCCATGAGGACGTGGTTGTTGAAATTGGACCGGGCACAGGCTCCCTGACTAAAAAATTACTCGGTACAGCTGGTAGAGTCATAGCGATTGAGCTTGACCGTCGCCTCTATGACCGTCTTTGCGAGCAGTTCCCTTCTCGGTCTGATTTTAACTTAGTTCACGCTGATGCTATGAAGTTTGACTTCTCAAGCATTACGCGTTTTAAAGCCACAGGAAATATTCCTTACTACATAACAACACCGCTGATTTTCAGACTTATTGAGGAAAGACCCCGGCTGCGTTCAATAGCATTTACTATGCAAAAGGAGGTAGCTGAGCGGATTGCGTCCCCTCCGGGAAACAAATCCTATGGCGCTCTCTCTGTAGTGATTCAGTACATTGCCTCACCCAGTGTCAAATTTATCATATCAAAGAATGCCTTCAGACCGCCCCCTGCGGTTGACTCAGCCTTTATAGTGATAGATATGCTAAAGACACCTGCCGCTGTGGTTGCTAATGAAAAAATATTTTATAAAACAGTAAAAACCGCTTTTTCTCAAAGACGAAAAACCATTTTAAACAGCCTTAAAACACTGTTTCCATCAGTAAGAGACGTCCTTTCTGAATTAAAAATAAATGAAATGGCAAGAGCCGAAACTCTCTCCGTACATGAGTTTGCAGCTATAGCTAACAGTTTTTACAACAATTTGAAACTATCTGACAGTTGAAACACTGCTCAATAAGCATAAAAAAATAAATAATCTTAAGTGCATAAAACAGCTTGATTTTTTCAATCAGATATGCTATTGTTTTAGTAGGACAATGTTGGTATTTGATAGAATACGGCGGGACGGCATAAGGGCTGGAACTGTTACACTTGCGTTTAGATACTGGGATACATTTAAGTTTCTGAAGGGTAAGATATACCGAGCACAAAATGTCGGTTATCTTAGAGTGCTGGATGTTAACTTTAAGGAAATCGCCGATATTACAGAGGAAGAGGTGCGGTGCGCTGGTTACGAGACGTTTGAAGACTTTCGTTTCCACTTTATGAAGGCCCTTGATATGGACATTGAGTGCAGCTATGAGACGGAAAGGGCTGTGCGCATTGAATTTGAGTACCTTGGTGAGAATATTGAAGACTACCAAAGGGCGATGGGTAATATCAAAGAATCGGATATATTCAATATAAAAGAACAACTGCTGATGCTGGAGCAGAAAAGTTATAAACCATGGATTGCAAAGACGCTGCAACTGCTCAAACAGCAAGGACATGTGCGTTTTAAAGACCTTGAAAAACCGGTTGACATTCCGTCTGATATGATAAAAATGTTTATGATTAAGTTAAAGCAGCTACAATTAATATCCAGCAGCGAGGCTCAGGGCTATTCCATCACACCGCTTGGAACTAAGGTGCTTAAGCACCTAAATAGCAGATACAACGATATACACGAGTTAACTGAAGTCGTAAAAAGTGATGACAGCTTTTAATTAGTTTTGCAATGT
Coding sequences:
- a CDS encoding HAMP domain-containing protein, with product MFKNLKIGTRLYLLVGFMSLILIALSVLGINSSKSINANFDSLYADRMVPLQQLTTINDKMRENVQQLLLASFHDPNIEVSKTHNADHPITKHTDKIDANIEDIGKLWKEYMATTLTSEESELAKKFLETRTKFVNDGLKPGAAYLKDGKFNDANLFVVKTVLPLYAQAKASFDDLVKLQERVAKELEAENEKIYSRARTVSIAAVILGLLLSLLVAWWIIRSVVKPISKAVHVADSLADGDLTLTIDVTGKDETGLLLSAMDTMVEKLKGVIGEVNSAAGNVSSGSMELSGTSNSVSQGATEQAATVEEVSSSMEQMASNIKQNADNAHQTERMSGKASQDALESGRAVDEAVIAMREIASKISIIEEIARQTNLLALNAAIEAARAGEHGKGFAVVASEVRKLAERSQKAAGEISTLSTTTVQVSEKAGAMLKQLVPDIQRTAELVQEISAASNEQNIGAEQINKAISQLDQVIQQNAAAAEEMASTSEELTSQADQLQSAIAFFKTGHTASTKKTVKKYTPPPQIAFEKKPMTKTPARSIQLTHHVAPKHTINASFDFSNARSKHLAWKSRLRDFLDGKESLTESQAVSHKDCDLGKWLYSKGLSSFGNIPEMMTLEKIHEELHSIVKDIVRLKHSGNTSAAEEQYNHIGPMSQEIIGLLTAIEKKVS
- the aroD gene encoding type I 3-dehydroquinate dehydratase → MKDVKIGNLTPGKRPLIVVPLTDADVKSISDVRPASMIELRIDMFSELSKDHIITILTETKTKFNVPIIATCRAFEEGGAVKIKDSSRIEIYSAAAQYADAIDVELNTGIFHDVLDIANHRKIPLIASFHDFTKTPPLHVLESLLEKSKNAGADIMKIALMANTTDDIRLLTNFTIEYCDSGIVCIAMGAIGMASRVFFPLIGSLFTFASLETTTAPGQISLHEMAKFYDF
- a CDS encoding response regulator, translating into MTHDTQHITGYSAGLLRIVLLWALILSALYISSLFGYLVFHTFAELFSIVIAFTIFTLSYNTRRYMKNNYLFFIGITYLFLAIVDTLHTLTYKGMNVIHTQGVGSATELWVAARYVESISFLAAPFFLFKEKINKILIFTIYSAVTLLIFVSIFIWHTFPACYVDGFGLTPFKKTSEYIICLILVASMWLLLKNKRFFDKDILRLLTASIAFTILTELCFTLYVGLYDFMNMLGHFSKVISYYFIYKAIIVTGINRPFDLMFRDLSVSKEEALKANKAKSDFMANMSHEIRTPMNTIIGMTELAMEMSALEKQKEYLSIVKGAANSLLSIINEILDIMKIESGRLELERIDFSVKSVLEAACDMFIVIAKKKGLSLNYSISSDVPDELNGDPTRLRQILINLTGNAIKYTTEGGVDVTLSISDDQSDDEYMNLLFSVKDTGIGIAADRKDAIFERFTQADSSTTRNYGGSGLGLTISRELVHLMNGRIWMESELGVGSAFFFTVKLKKSKTALHTADSKQHTLPLSKRRFKTLIADDIEENIILLQIRLQQYGHTVIVARNGLEAVECFKRETPDLILMDIQMPVMDGLEATRQIRQLQSSEDRRITIIALTAGVMAEEKAAYIAKGMDAVVDKPIDIEKLLSTIEASVPEGVGEVYTVPVRDTETDMQLPALDGIDMNKGISVWKDIKTYKKALIGFSDKYSNAAEKIILLIENDEIDAAYAIVHSLTGLTGILSLTDVYPLVRELSQLLKERNLSKAMGHTIRLKELLVKVTESINSIGEVDVVEDVEKSVELDIPVVKEIILRLLKSFEAYNPDVVEPALLQLQGAVSRRQIKWVKRYVEELDFVKAKEETIKLAKELRISLDTM
- the rsmA gene encoding ribosomal RNA small subunit methyltransferase A is translated as MGKKLGQHFLYDDGILSDIVSASGITHEDVVVEIGPGTGSLTKKLLGTAGRVIAIELDRRLYDRLCEQFPSRSDFNLVHADAMKFDFSSITRFKATGNIPYYITTPLIFRLIEERPRLRSIAFTMQKEVAERIASPPGNKSYGALSVVIQYIASPSVKFIISKNAFRPPPAVDSAFIVIDMLKTPAAVVANEKIFYKTVKTAFSQRRKTILNSLKTLFPSVRDVLSELKINEMARAETLSVHEFAAIANSFYNNLKLSDS